From Anticarsia gemmatalis isolate Benzon Research Colony breed Stoneville strain chromosome 27, ilAntGemm2 primary, whole genome shotgun sequence, one genomic window encodes:
- the LOC142984357 gene encoding uncharacterized protein LOC142984357, giving the protein MKSPVSANANVQLPAVYPLVNILLPLLNNVYNLLLSLLSIFDTLPSNISCMIPVDLGALETSLLKLYSQALAIVNFLRSLPEYAIGANPNTPSTSMVNLQGLLTTLISSITEVTDDVLLGIGGALLPGLLQLVVMVLQALLSLLI; this is encoded by the exons ATGAAG AGCCCAGTATCAGCGAACGCTAATGTCCAGCTGCCAGCAGTCTACCCCCTCGTGAACATCCTACTCCCACTGCTGAACAACGTGTACAATCTGTTGCTGTCACTACTGTCGATCTTCGACACCCTACCTTCCAATATATCATGCATGATCCCTGTAGACCTGGGCGCGCTGGAGACCTCGCTGCTCAAGCTGTATTCGCAGGCGTTGGCTATTGTTAATTTCTTGAG GTCTCTACCAGAATATGCCATCGGCGCCAACCCGAACACCCCATCCACCAGCATGGTGAACCTTCAAGGTCTCCTCACGACCCTCATCTCCTCCATCACGGAGGTGACGGACGACGTGCTGCTGGGCATCGGCGGAGCACTCCTGCCTGGTCTGCTGCAGCTCGTCGTGATGGTACTGCAGGCGCTGCTCAGTCTGCTTATATAG